AAGATTTGGCTGTAGAACGTAGCCACCCCTTCCACATCACTTGCCGGAATGCCGAGCACTTCAGCGATCGCATAAATCGCGCCATCTGGCACCCAACCGCGCTGTTTCTGAACGATTTTCAGCGCTTCAATGGACGCCGCACGCGGGTCTTCGTAGTGGTGCATCTCGTGCTCAATCGCCGCACGTTCTGCCGCACTCAGCTCAAAAGCCTCGGTTTGTGGTTGTTGATTCTCGTGCATAATTAGCGGTCCACATCTGACATAACAAAATCGATACTACCCAGATGGACGATCAAGTCGGACACCAGGCTGCCGCGTACCGCCACCGGAATTTGCTGCAAATGCGCAAAGCTCGGGGTACGAATACGAGTACGGTAGCTCATGGTGCTGCCATCGCTGGTCAGGTAATAACTGTTGATACCCTTGGTCGCCTCAATCATCTGGAAGGATTCGTTGGCCGGCATAACCGGACCCCACGAAACTTGCAGGAAGTGGGTGATCAGGGTTTCGATATGTTGCAGCGTACGCTCTTTCGGTGGCGGCGTAGTCAGCGGGTGATCCGCCTTGAACGGGCCTTCCGGCATGTTGTTGAGACACTGCTCAAGAATGCGCAAGCTTTGGCGCAGCTCTTCCACTTTCAGCATCACGCGGGTGTAGCAGTCAGAAACACCGCCGCCAACCGGGACTTCAAAGTCGAAGTTTTCATAGCCTGAGTATGGACGCGCTTTTCGCACGTCGAAATCAATCCCTGTCGCACGCAGCGCAGCACCGGTACAACCCCAATCCAGGGCTTCTTTTGCACCGTAGGCAGCAACACCCTTAGAACGGGCAATCAGAATGGTGTTACGCAGCGCGGCTTTCTCGTAAGAGTCCAGACGCTTTGGCATCCAGTCGAGGAAATCACGCAGCAGCTTATCCCAGCCGCGCGGCAGATCGTGTGCAACACCGCCGATACGGAACCAGGCCGGGTGCATACGGAAACCGGTAATGGCTTCGACGACATCGTAGATTTTTTGACGGTCAGTAAAGGCGAAGAAGACCGGCGTCATCGCACCGACGTCCTGAATGAACGTAGAGATATACAACAAGTGGCTGTTGATGCGGAACAGTTCGGAGAGCATGACACGAATGACGTTCACGCGATCCGGAACGGTAATACCCGCCAGTTTCTCAACCGCCAGCACGTAAGGCATTTCGTTCACGCAGCCGCCGAGGTATTCGATACGGTCGGTGTACGGAATGTAACTGTGCCAGGACTGACGCTCACCCATCTTCTCAGCACCACGGTGGTGATAGCCGATATCAGGAACGCAGTCGACAATCTCTTCGCCATCAAGCTGAAGGATAATACGGAATGCACCGTGTGAAGATGGGTGGTTTGGACCGAGGTTGAGGAACATGAAATCCTCGTTTTCGGTGCTGCGCTTCATGCCCCAGTCTTCAGGCTTGAACGTCAGTGCTTCCATCTCCAGATCCTGTTTGGCTTTGGTGAGCTCAAACGGATCGAATTCGGTCGCACGCGCCGGATAATCTTTACGCAGCGGGTGGCCGGTCCACGTTGGCGGCATCAGAAGACGCGTCAGATGCGGGTGACCGTCGAAGGTCATACCAAACATTTCCCAGGTTTCACGCTCATACCAGTTAGCGTTCGGGAAAAGTTTTGTGAACGTTGGCAAGCGCATGTCGTTTTCAGACAATGCCACCTTGAGCATGATATCCCGATTGCGGTCTATTGAGATCAGGTGGTAGAAAACGGAAAAATCCGCCGCGGGTAAACCGTGACGGTGCGTGCGTAAGCGCTCATCCATGCCGTGGAGGTCAAACAGCATGACGTAAGGTTTTGGCAGTTTCTTTAAGAAATCGCCCACTTCCAGTAATTGTTCACGCTTAACCCAAACGACGGGTACCCCGGTGCGGGTGGCCTGAACAGTAAAGGCATCCGGCCCAAAACGGTTGCGCAGTTCGCCGATGACCGGGTCATCCAGATGGTCCCGGGTAAGGCAAGCGGCTTGCGCGGTTAAGTCGGTCATATTGTTCACCATTGCAAATGGTCCGTGGTGACTGTCGGGCATGGCTTCGCGCTATTTGTATAGTGATATGCGAAGGGTTTCTCCACTGCCCGCAGGCGTAAATTAAATTTCGTCAGGCGTACGCAGGTTAGTCACTGCAATACGTTCGCCGCGTTTACGCTCGCGCTCTGATTGCATATTGGCGCGATACACGCCCTGATCGCCAACCACCCAGGAAAGCGGACGGCGCTCTTTGCCGATCGAATCCTGCAGCAGCATCAGTGCCTGCATGTAAGCTTCCGGACGTGGCGGACAGCCAGGAATGTAAACATCCACTGGGATAAACTTATCGACGCCCTGTACGACGGAATAAATGTCGTACATACCACCGGAGTTTGCACATGCACCCATGGAAATGACCCATTTCGGCTCGAGCATTTGATCGTAAAGACGCTGAATAACTGGCGCCATTTTAGTGAAGCAGGTTCCCGCAACCACCATCAGGTCAGCCTGACGTGGTGACGCACGCAGTACCTCGGCACCAAAACGCGCAACGTCATGCACCGCAGTGAATGACGTCACCATTTCAACGTAGCAGCAAGAAAGACCAAAGTTGTATGGCCAGATTGAGTTCTTACGACCCCAGTTGACCATATCGTGCATGGCATGTTCGAGCTTGCCCATGTACACGCTTTTGTTGATTTCTTGCTCCAGGGGGTCGGTTACGATCTCCTGTTTTTGCAGGGGGTAACGGTCATTCTCACCGTTAGGATCTATGCGGGTGAGCGTATAATCCATCTTATTGCCTCGCTGTTACTGCTGACGATTAGAGTTACTGTTTTCCGGGTTAACCAGTTCACGGCGTGAACGCGTAGGTGTCCAGTCCAGAGCGCCGATGCGCACCAGATAAACCAGACCGGCCAGTAGCACTAAAATGAAAATTGCGGCTTCGACAAAGCCCACCCATCCGCTTTCACGAATTGAGGTTGACCATGCGAACAGGTAGAGCGCTTCAACGTCGAAGATGACGAAGAACATGGCCACCAAATAGAACTTGGCGGACAGGCGTAAGCGTGCAGTACCTACCGAATCGATACCCGATTCAAATGGGGTGTTTTTGTGCCTTGCGCGGGCGCGACCGCCCAGGAACCAGCCGCCGATTAACATCAGGCAGCACAGACCTATGGCAACAATAAGAAAGATTGCGAATGCCCAGTGATGAGCGACGACTTCTGTGGATGTTGACATACTCATTGCTTACTCATCAAAAGTGATACCTTTAGCTCTGCTCTTACTGGCAGATGGACATCACATCGATTCATGGGGAGGAATAAATAACCTTACATCGACTGCCAGAAATGAGACATAGACAGCAAAATGATGTGGTTTTTTACTCCTTTCTATAACCTTTTGTCAACTTTAACAAAGGTTTCTTCACATTAAATCACACGGATCAATTCTCATTAACATTTCATGCCCTTTAACCCTGGTGGGTGGATGACTTTACGTCAACTGCAGGCTGTTGAATCGTGTCCGTTTTGCAGTAAAAGTAATATTACCCTCCTATTTTGACAGGATTTGCCGCTGATTCCTCCCCCCAAAGAGGAGTATTTTCTTGATCTGAGACACGCTTTTGTTAATCCAACCAAAAAAACAGCAACATTTTTACTGTTTTTTTAACATTGACGGCTAAAGCAAAATTTCAAAATCAAAATGCCCACAAATCCACCAAAATTAATTATCCAGATGAAAATAAACAGGTATTTTTAAAAGGCATAATAATAATAGTGATATTATTGTCAAAAAAAACCACTCCGCGAGAATTGCTGGCGAGTGGCCTTTTTTTACAATTACAAATTGTTACGAGGATTTTAGGATATAGATCACTGAAAATCCTTTTCAACGACAAGGGAATCATCCCCCCCTTCAGGAGTAAGATTCTCGTATTGCCACGGATTATGGTAGCTCACCATCGCGTCGAACACGATTTTAGCCAGTTCATTATTGCTGGCTGTGTTGTGACACAGGAGATATTCCGTGTCCGGTAGCATTGGCAGTCCATCTGCACGGCCTAACACACGTAAATCTGGACTCATCATCTCAACAGGACGTGCCGTGACGCCCAGTCCAGCCTTAACAGCGGCGCGTACTGCTGGCAACGTAGAAGCCACATAAGCCAGACGCCATGGAATATTCGCTTCATTCAGTGCATTAAGCGCCATATCACGGAATGGACTTGGATCGTCAAGCAACACCAACGGAATTGGATCGCCTTTTTGCAGCACATATTCTGCGGCGCAGTACCAGTGCGTCGGAGACGTCCGCAGCGTCAAACAATCGAATTGTCCAGGGCGATGTGTAGTTACCACCAGATCAACTTCGTGCTCTTTTAGCATATCGATCATAAACGCATTGCGTTTTACGCTCACATCTAGCGCAAGCTTCGGATAAACCGAACTAATGCGATTAAGCAAAAATGGCAAGATCGTATCAGCCGACTCATCAGATGCACCTAAGGTTAGCACGCCCTGAAGGTTACTAAACATTAACGACATACATGCTTCATCATTGAAGCGAAGGATCTTCCTGGCGTAACCCAGAAGCTGAATTCCATGCTCGGTTAAGAGCTTATTGCGGCCATGACGGGCGAAAAGTTCTTTACCAACAAGCTGCTCCAATCGCTGCATCTGCTGACTAACAGCCGACTGGGTACGACACACAGCCGCAGCAGCGGCTGCAAATGTATTGAGATCAGCGACCGCAACAAAAGTTCTCAGCAGATCGAGGTCGAGATTCATTATCGGACGATTTGCATTTATCATATCTATTCACTTACTAGTTGCTCGTGCGGAGCTGCCCGACCGGCAGACTACCTGACAGATAGTTATTGGCTGGTGTATAGCAAAAGTCAGAAACAACGTTCCATGACGATAATTTTATTCTCTTAAACGTTAAGAATATTTAGAGGTTTTGCCGATCCAGGTAAATTCCATTAAAGAAATTTCAAATCAGCCTCATCTTTCAGGCAACACGGCTACAGCAGCAAGAGTGTCGCATATCCGTTATAACAGAGATAATTCTTACAATAACAATCAATTAATACAGTCAAAACAGAAAAAAATACACTGAAATGTAAACATTCATCCGTTTTACTGAGACAACATCTTAACTCAAACCCACTTTATTTATAAGTATTATCGCACCATCGCTGATTAAACGATGTTGATATAGCGCTAAACTAATTTTATTAAAATTAACGAAAGTTAAGATTTAAGCGTCAATAATAAATAAACATTAATTTAGATTAGGTTTATTCATTAATACTGCTTAACATTATTTTCACACGCGTAACGTTTGTCAAAATTAAACATTTACCAAAGATAGTAAGAAGCATTCCGATTTTACGAAAGGTCACCCGAGGAAACCATTCCAGACGCATCGACTTCAGATGTTCAACCTTAATTACAAACAGAATAAAACACAATTAAAATTTTAACAACCAACATATAACACTACAAAAAACAGTTTTATTAATCAGATTAACCACCAACAAGTCGAATCTTCAGATTAAAACAATCCACATGATTTCCGTGACTCTACAAAATCTTCTACTGCACACCCTTCAAAATGCAGCGCGGTGGGAGTACATTGTTTCGTGCTGACTTCCACGGCAGGGAGTGGCAATAACAGCTAAAAGGTCAAAGATTCATGTCCCCTATCGAAAAATCCAGCAAATTAGATAACGTCTGTTACGACATCCGCGGCCCCGTTCTCAAAGAGGCGAAACGCCTTGAAGAGGAAGGCAACAAAGTTCTGAAACTCAACATTGGTAATCCTGCGCCATTTGGTTTTGATGCGCCGGACGAAATCCTCGTTGATGTGATCCGTAACCTCCCAACGGCCCAAGGCTACTGTGATTCAAAGGGGCTGTACTCCGCCCGTAAAGCGATCATGCAGCACTATCAGGCTCGCGGTATGCGTGATGTCACCGTTGAAGATATCTATATCGGTAACGGCGTTTCCGAATTGATCGTGCAGGCTATGCAGGCGCTGTTGAACAGCGGCGATGAGATGCTCGTTCCCGCGCCGGATTATCCGTTGTGGACTGCCGCCGTTTCGCTTTCGAGCGGTAAAGCCGTGCATTATCTGTGTGATGAATCTTCTGACTGGTTCCCGGACCTTGACGATATCCGCTCTAAAATCACGCCACGCACGCGCGGTATCGTCATTATTAACCCAAACAACCCAACCGGTGCGGTCTATTCCAAAGAGCTGTTGATGGAGATCGTTGAGATCGCCCGTCAGCACAACCTGATCATTTATGCCGACGAGATTTACGACAAAATCCTGTACGACGCGGCACAGCACCACTCCATCGCAGCACTAGCGCCCGATCTGCTGACTGTCACCTTTAACGGCTTGTCAAAAACTTACCGCGTGGCGGGTTTCCGCCAGGGATGGATGGTCCTTCACGGTCCGAAAAAGCACGCTAAAGGTTATATCGAAGGCCTGGAAATGCTGGCGTCGATGCGCTTGTGTGCCAACGTTCCGGCGCAACACGCGATTCAGACTGCGCTTGGCGGGTATCAAAGCATTAGCGAGTTTATCGTGCCAGGCGGGCGCCTGTATGAACAACGTAACCGCGCGTGGGAATTGATTAATGATATTCCTGGCGTGTCGTGCGTGAAGCCGAATGGCGCACTCTACATGTTCCCGAAAATTGATGCCAAGCGCTTCAATATTCATGATGACCAGAAAATGGTGCTCGATTTCCTGTTACAGGAAAAAGTACTGCTGGTACAGGGTACAGCGTTCAACTGGCCATGGCCTGACCACGTTCGTATCGTTACCTTACCGCGCGAAGACGAGCTTGAAATGGCAATCAGCCGATTTGGCCGTTTCCTGTCCGGTTACCATCAGCTGTAACCTTCATCAGGCTGCCCACGGCAGCCTGATTTGCATCTTGCCTCCCCTCCCCGCACAATGAAATCTGTCGCAGTGAAAGACAAAAGGTAACTTATGAGTCAAAGTCATTTCTTCGCCCATCTCTCCCGCCTGAAGCTCATCAACCGCTGGCCGCTCATGCGCAATGTGCGTACCGAAAATGTCTCCGAGCACAGTTTGCAGGTGGCGATGGTCGCCCATGCGCTAGCGGCGATTAAAAATCGTAAATTCAACGGGAACGTCAACGCCGAACGCATTGCCCTGCTGGCGATGTATCACGACGCGTCAGAAGTGCTAACGGGCGATTTACCAACACCGGTCAAATATTTCAACTCGCAGATAGCACAAGAATATAAAGCTATTGAAAAAATAGCCCAGCAGAAGCTGGTTGATATGGTTCCAGAGGAGTTACGCGATATTTTTGCGGCGCTCATCGACGAACATCAGTGCAGCGAAGAAGAAAGATTATTGGTAAAACAGGCCGATGCGTTGTGCGCCTATCTGAAATGTCTGGAAGAACTTTCTGCGGGCAACAACGAATTCTTGCTCGCGAAATCGCGCCTTGAAAAAACGTTAGAATCACGACGCAGTGAAGAGATGGACTATTTTATGCAGGTCTTTGTGCCGAGTTTTCAGCTGTCGCTGGATGAGATAAGTCAGGATTCACCGCTGTAAAAATCTCGCCCGGTGACAACCGGGCGAATGCATCAGAACGGGAAAAGAACCGGGATCAGCACGACGCACACCATCATCACTAAAAGCGTAAACGGCACGCCAAGCTTAACAAAATCGCTGAATTTATAATTTCCCGGCCCCAACACCAGCGTATTTACCGGTGATGAGACGGGCGTCATAAACGCAGCAGAAGCCGCCATCGCCACCATCATGGCAAATGGATAAGGTGACACTCCCATTGATTTCGCCATCGCCAAAGCGATAGGTGCCATCAGGACAGCCGTTGCGGTATTGGAAATAAAGAGTCCAATCGTCGCGCACATCACGAACAGACACACCAGCATCATATAGGGACCGTAACCCCCGCCAACGTCCATCAATCCTTTGACGACCAAATCCACGCCGCCTGTTTTTTGCAGCGCAAGCGCAAATGGCATCATCCCCACAATAAGAATAATGCTCGGCCAATGAATGGCTTTATAGGCACTTTCGGCATCGATACAGCGGAATTTCCCCATCAACAAACAGGCAACTATCGCGGCGATGGGATTGGGAATTTCGTCGGTTAGCATCAATGCCACCATGAGGACCAGACAGAAAATGGCGTGCGGAGCCTGGCTATGAGCGGGTGAGGCGTCACTCTCTTCTATAGGCATATTCAGCACCACAAAGTCGCGGCCTTTTTGCCCCAACTGGCTGATGAGCTTCCAGTTTCCGACGACCAGGAAAATATCACCCAACTGTAACGGCTCATCCACCACCGCCCCTTCCACTGCCACGCCATCACGTTTTAGCCCCACAACGTTAAGGCCATAGCGGGTACGAAAACCCATTTCGCGCACGGTTTTGCCCAACAGTTCGGATTCCGGGATAAGTGAAACTTCCGCCATTCCTACGTCAAGCGCCTGATCGGAGAAGTATTCCCCACGCAGCACCATCGGCTCCAACAGTTGTTCAGCGCAAAACTCTCGTAAATCAACATCGGCCGTCGACATATCGATCAGTAAAACGTCTCGCGCACGGAACTCCGACACCCCGTTGACGTTGACAATGACGCGCCGAAACCGCCGCCAGCGTTCGACACCAATAACATTCGCGCCATAACGCTCGCGCAGCTTGAGATCGTCAAGGCGCTGACCGATCAGCGGCGAACCCGGGCGGATCGCCAGACGGCGTGCACGCCCGGTTAGACGGTACTCTTTGATCAGATCGCGGAAGGTCCGTCGACGCCAGCCATCTTTATTTTTATGGAGGGGATCCCCTTTCAGGGCAAAACGGGTCAGCAGCATGTAAAACACGCCAAGAACCAACACGACCAACCCAATAGGCGTCACGCTAAAGAAGCTGAAGCCCGCGTACCCTTCTCGCAATAGCTCGCTGTTCACCACCAGGTTTGGCGGCGTCGCTACGAGCGTCATCATCCCGCTGATGAGCCCTGCAAAACTCAGTGGCATCATTAACCGCGAGGGTGAGGTTTGCATACGCATTGAGACGCTCAGCACGACCGGGATAAAAATAGCGACCACGCCGGTGGAACTCATAAACGCGCCAAGACCTGCCACCGTGAGCATCAGGTAGATGAGCATCTTGGTTTCACTGCTACCCGCCACTTTAACCAGCCACGAGCCCACCACCGTCGCTACCCCGGTTCGCACCAGCCCGTCACCAATAATAAAGAGGGCGGCAATCAGAATAACGTTGGGATCGCTAAATCCAGAGAAAGCTTCGGGAAGCGTTAGCGTACCGCTCAGTACGAACGCGACAATAACCAGTAGCGCAACGGCGTCCATGCGTACTTTGCCAGTTGCAAAGAGAATAATGGCGATAGCGAGCAGGCTGAGCACCCAAATCAATTCACCGTTCACAACATGTCCTTGTCAGGGGGGAAAAGGAGAAATTTTGCCACAAAAAGGCCCCAACACTGTGGGGCCAATTCATGAGATTACATTTTCAAGGAGACGGTCACATTTCCGTCTGAATTCCTGTGGACTTCAAGAGTTTCCAGCGAAGAGATCACGAAGTCGACCTCGTCCAGCCGGGGTGAACCGGTCGGCACATTGACGGCAATCACATGGCTTCCGGCGTTAAGCCCCGCCAGCACGCCGGCGGCTGCGTCTTCCACCACCACGCAATCGGCAGGGTGAAGGCCCAACAATTCCGCACCTAACAAAAAGGCGTCCGGCTCAGGTTTACCGCGTTTCACACGTTCTGCCGTAACAAAAACTTCCGGTAACGGGAGTCCCGCCGCTTTGTGGCGCGCATGCGCGACCGGAACCGAACCAGACGTCACAATAGCCCATGGAATGTGTGCTTCATTCAAATGCTGGAGCAGTTCAATTGCCCCCGGTAGCGCAACGATGCCATCGGTATCTGACGCTTCGATTTGCTCCAGATACGTGAACTCGGACTGAATTTCGTCTTCGCTTCTTCCAGGCAGAAAATGGCGGAGAGAAGTAATGGCCTGTTTGCCATGGATAAAATTCAGCACGTCCTGATGGCCAATGCCATGTCTGTCGGCCCAATGGCACCATGAACGCTCGACAACCGGCAGCGAATCCACCAGTGTACCGTCCAGATCAAACAGAAAACCTTTACACTGCACATTCACCCCCTCAGGCATTGATGATTTGTTGGATCTCGTTGCTGCTTAAATGGTACTGACGCGGGCATGAATGCCACACGCTCAACATCCGTTGGTATTTTTCCCACATGGGGGTTTGCGAGTTAAAGCCATGCGTGCCCGCATCAAAATGGGTGTAACGCCCTTCCGTGTTGACCATGAAGCGGACGTAACTCAGATAGCGTGATTCGGTGGCGACATCAAAGCCCAAGAACGTCACACGACGCTCATCAATGGTTTGGGCATCTTTCAGGTTGGTCCAGGAAACGTGCAGCGCGTGGTACATCTCCATGATGTCGATAACGGTGCGACAGGTTTCTTCCTTCAATTCACCAAACTCACGGTCCAGCTCGCGCATCTGCAAACCAAAGCCACGTTCGACGATGGTTTGCAAGCGGCGGTAGCGCTCAGCGTTGTCGGGATCAAGCATGGTCATCATTTTGTACTGATTGGACAAAATCAGACGTTGAGCGTTGGTCATTTCCATCTTTCGACTCCTGTTGCGCATGGCACTTAAAAAAAAGACACGGTAACTGTTTGTTACTGTGCCTTCTTTTTACAACCGTTTCGATGATCAATCACAAGTCATCAAGGAATGTTTTGTCAAGTTGCTTAAATGCCCGCTTGAGCGTATCCGCCAGCGCCTGATAATCGGGTTTACCTTCGACCGGAGCCAGCGCTTGCCCTGCTTCCTGAAGTTTACCGCGCACTTCATAAAACCAGTTTAAAATAGTCGGTGGCAACGGCGTAACCGAGCGCTTGCCCAGCCACCACAAACCCTGCATTGGCAGACTGAGTGCAAACAGAGCCGTAGCGACAGCCGGTCCCAGTTGTCCACCCAGCGCAATTTGCCAGCACAGGGTAAAGACCGCGATCGGCGGCATAAAGCGAATCGCATAGCGGGTAATGCGAATGACCCGGTTATCTACGAACACGGGCGCAAGACGCTTTTCCAGGGGCCACGTCTTTGCATAAAGCTGGCCTCGACGAAAAAGGCTAAAGAAGCTCACGGAGGGGTTCTCAGGTGTCGACATGGCTGTACCTCAACTTCACATATAAAAATTAAAATTTTCGTGCAAAACCACAACAAGCTATGACAACGTTCAAAATATTTTGTCATAGCTACCCAGTATCGGGTATTCTGTGCCAGCCTCACAGGGCCTTAGACGAGAATCGTTAACTCGTCAAATTATCGCATATTATGCCATTGTCTGAAAATCGTTCAAAATGGCGTAAAATCATATGGATTTCTTTCATCATGCCAGAAAGTTCGTTTGGCATGATGTTAATCATAAATGTCTGGGTCCTCATGCGCTACGCTTTGAGACTCACTGACGTTTTTTTAACCACGTATCAATAATAGGTACTTCCATGTCGAGTAAGTTAGTACTGGTTCTGAACTGCGGTAGCTCCTCCCTTAAATTCGCCATCATCGATGCGATCAACGGTGAAGAGTACCTCTCTGGTTTGTCCGAGTGTTTCCATCTTCCTGAAGCACGTATCAAATGGAAAATGGACGGCAGCAAACAAGAAGCGGCTTTAGGTGCAGGCGCCGCTCACAGTGAAGCGCTGAACTTTATCGTTAACACTATTCTGGCACAAAAACCAGAACTGTCTGCTCAGCTGACGTCGATCGGTCACCGTATCGTCCACGGCGGTGAAAAATACACCAGCTCCGTCATCATTGATGAAACCGTAATTCAGGGCATCAAAGATGCTGCGCCGTTCGCTCCGCTGCACAACCCGGCTCACCTGATCGGCATTTACGAAGCACTGAAATCCTTCCCGAACCTGAAAGACAAAAACGTGGCTGTGTTTGACACCGCGTTCCATCAGACGATGCCGGAAGAGTCTTACCTCTACGCCCTGCCGTACAAACTGTACAAAGAGCACGGTGTACGTCGCTACGGCGCGCACGGTACCAGCCACTTCTACGTGACTCAAGAAGCCGCGAAGATGCTGAACAAACCAGTGGAAGAAGTGAACATCATCACTTGCCACCTGGGCAACGGCGGTTCCGTTTCTGCCATCCGCAACGGTCAATGCGTTGATACGTCTATGGGTCTGACCCCGCTGGAAGGCCTGGTCATGGGTACGCGTTCTGGCGATATCGATCCGGCTATTATCTTCCACCTTCACGACACTTTGGGCATGAGCGTTGACGAGATCAACAAAATGCTGACCAAAGAGTCTGGCCTGCTGGGTCTGACCGAAGTCACCAGCGACTGCCGTTATGTTGAAGACAACTACGCAGATAAAGAAGACGCTAAACGTGCAATGGACGTTTACTGCCACCGCCTGGCGAAATACATCGGTTCTTACACTGCACTGATGGACGGTCGCCTGGATGCTGTTGTCTTCACCGGTGGTATCGGTGAAAACGCCGCGATGGTTCGCGAACTGTCCCTGGGCAAACTGGGCGTTCTGGGCTTCGATGTTGATCACGAACGTAACCTGGCCGCGCGTTTCGGCAAATCCGGTTACATCAACAAAGAAGGCACCCGTCTGGCGATGGTTATCCCAACCAATGAAGAGTTGGTCATCGCACAAGACGCAAACCGTCTGACTGCCTAATACCACACCGCCAGCCTTGCTGGCGGTGCTGTTTTGTACCCCGCCCACTGCGGCGGTAACCAAAAGAGGATAAACCGTGTCCCGTATTATTATGCTCATCCCTACCGGAACCAGCGTCGGCCTGACCAGCGTCAGCCTTGGCGTTATCCGTGCTATGGAGCGCAAAGGCGTTCGTCTGAGCGTCTTTAAGCCTATCGCCCAGCCTCGTGCGGGTGGCGATGCGCCAGACCAAACCACTGCCATTGTGCGTGCCAATTCCAATCTGCCAGCGGCTGAACCGCTGAAGATGAGTCACGTTGAATCTCTGCTCTCCAGCAATCAGAAAGACGTGCTGATGGAAGAGATCATCGCGAACTACCACGCAAATACCCAGAACGCGGAAGTGGTTCTGGTTGAAGGTCTGGTTCCGACGCGTAAACACCAGTTTGCTCAGTCACTGAACTACGAAATC
This sequence is a window from Enterobacter sp. 638. Protein-coding genes within it:
- a CDS encoding SLC13 family permease; translation: MNGELIWVLSLLAIAIILFATGKVRMDAVALLVIVAFVLSGTLTLPEAFSGFSDPNVILIAALFIIGDGLVRTGVATVVGSWLVKVAGSSETKMLIYLMLTVAGLGAFMSSTGVVAIFIPVVLSVSMRMQTSPSRLMMPLSFAGLISGMMTLVATPPNLVVNSELLREGYAGFSFFSVTPIGLVVLVLGVFYMLLTRFALKGDPLHKNKDGWRRRTFRDLIKEYRLTGRARRLAIRPGSPLIGQRLDDLKLRERYGANVIGVERWRRFRRVIVNVNGVSEFRARDVLLIDMSTADVDLREFCAEQLLEPMVLRGEYFSDQALDVGMAEVSLIPESELLGKTVREMGFRTRYGLNVVGLKRDGVAVEGAVVDEPLQLGDIFLVVGNWKLISQLGQKGRDFVVLNMPIEESDASPAHSQAPHAIFCLVLMVALMLTDEIPNPIAAIVACLLMGKFRCIDAESAYKAIHWPSIILIVGMMPFALALQKTGGVDLVVKGLMDVGGGYGPYMMLVCLFVMCATIGLFISNTATAVLMAPIALAMAKSMGVSPYPFAMMVAMAASAAFMTPVSSPVNTLVLGPGNYKFSDFVKLGVPFTLLVMMVCVVLIPVLFPF
- a CDS encoding sugar phosphatase, which gives rise to MQCKGFLFDLDGTLVDSLPVVERSWCHWADRHGIGHQDVLNFIHGKQAITSLRHFLPGRSEDEIQSEFTYLEQIEASDTDGIVALPGAIELLQHLNEAHIPWAIVTSGSVPVAHARHKAAGLPLPEVFVTAERVKRGKPEPDAFLLGAELLGLHPADCVVVEDAAAGVLAGLNAGSHVIAVNVPTGSPRLDEVDFVISSLETLEVHRNSDGNVTVSLKM
- a CDS encoding YfbU family protein; translated protein: MEMTNAQRLILSNQYKMMTMLDPDNAERYRRLQTIVERGFGLQMRELDREFGELKEETCRTVIDIMEMYHALHVSWTNLKDAQTIDERRVTFLGFDVATESRYLSYVRFMVNTEGRYTHFDAGTHGFNSQTPMWEKYQRMLSVWHSCPRQYHLSSNEIQQIINA
- the yfbV gene encoding terminus macrodomain insulation protein YfbV produces the protein MSTPENPSVSFFSLFRRGQLYAKTWPLEKRLAPVFVDNRVIRITRYAIRFMPPIAVFTLCWQIALGGQLGPAVATALFALSLPMQGLWWLGKRSVTPLPPTILNWFYEVRGKLQEAGQALAPVEGKPDYQALADTLKRAFKQLDKTFLDDL
- the ackA gene encoding acetate kinase, which codes for MSSKLVLVLNCGSSSLKFAIIDAINGEEYLSGLSECFHLPEARIKWKMDGSKQEAALGAGAAHSEALNFIVNTILAQKPELSAQLTSIGHRIVHGGEKYTSSVIIDETVIQGIKDAAPFAPLHNPAHLIGIYEALKSFPNLKDKNVAVFDTAFHQTMPEESYLYALPYKLYKEHGVRRYGAHGTSHFYVTQEAAKMLNKPVEEVNIITCHLGNGGSVSAIRNGQCVDTSMGLTPLEGLVMGTRSGDIDPAIIFHLHDTLGMSVDEINKMLTKESGLLGLTEVTSDCRYVEDNYADKEDAKRAMDVYCHRLAKYIGSYTALMDGRLDAVVFTGGIGENAAMVRELSLGKLGVLGFDVDHERNLAARFGKSGYINKEGTRLAMVIPTNEELVIAQDANRLTA